The following proteins are co-located in the Schistocerca nitens isolate TAMUIC-IGC-003100 chromosome 2, iqSchNite1.1, whole genome shotgun sequence genome:
- the LOC126234247 gene encoding uncharacterized protein LOC126234247, protein MYEIFSDRETQDLQRSNHQRRSIDVKGGCILKSKGSDVLKKKNVFADLSNIMRQKNEAESLIDDDHQISNLSACDKKSKNVENDNGKDRHQRLYETMIAEKNIFPGTACEVPNYLLDAPYLYSENILFDESSNSTFGENSRIEEDVFFGTYYSISEDERELISTANWDMDTPETMSGYCSEEGSCDTSYDDRWLEKPLWRTSEGFHQIVEVPETSKCETLTKLEDMEFTSFFTEIPTSVKTTLDVPDALFGSDYENDGPKIPVPDLEW, encoded by the exons ATGTATGAAATATTCTCAGACCGTGAAACACAAGATCTGCAGAGAAGCAATCACCAGAGGCGCAGTATAGATGTGAAAG GAGGGTGCATTCTTAAATCTAAAGGTAGTGATGTcctcaaaaagaaaaatgtttttgctGATCTCAGCAATATTATGAGACAAAAAAATGAAGCTGAATCACTGATAGATGATGATCACCAAATTTCAAACCTGTCTGCTTGTGACAAGAAAAGCAAAAATGTAGAAAATGACAATGGCAAGGATAGGCACCAGAGATTGTATGAAACAATGATAGCAGAGAAAAATATCTTTCCTGGCACAGCTTGTGAAGTTCCTAATTATCTTCTAGATGCCCCATACTTGTACAGTGAAAATATCCTCTTCGATGAAAGCAGTAATTCCACTTTCGGCGAAAATTCCAGAATTGAGGAAGATGTTTTCTTTGGAACATATTATTCCATTTCAGAAGACGAGAGAGAATTAATTAGCACAGCTAACTGGGATATGGATACACCTGAAACTATGTCTGGATATTGTTCTGAAGAGGGAAGCTGCGATACAAGTTATG ATGACCGATGGCTTGAGAAACCTCTCTGGAGGACAAGTGAAGGATTTCACCAGATTGTTGAAGTGCCAGAAACATCAAAATGTGAAACACTGACGAAACTGGAAGACATGGAGTTTACCAGTTTCTTTACTGAAATCCCAACTTCTGTAAAAACAACTTTAG ATGTACCAGATGCTCTGTTTGGTAGTGATTACGAAAATGATGGCCCAAAAATTCCTGTACCAGATCTGGAATGGTGA